From a single Couchioplanes caeruleus genomic region:
- a CDS encoding STAS domain-containing protein yields the protein MTDHRTDVAVLRLSGELDAGTAPKLHDLIAGLLERPVPRIVVDLCDLKFCDSVGLSAFITAKQVIVARGGWLSFAGANPFVAELLDTVGLSRYFAIFPEVDDAIAAARI from the coding sequence GTGACCGATCACCGCACCGACGTCGCCGTGCTCCGCCTGAGCGGCGAACTCGATGCGGGCACCGCCCCGAAACTCCACGACCTCATCGCCGGCCTGCTCGAACGCCCGGTGCCGCGGATCGTCGTCGACCTCTGCGACCTCAAGTTCTGCGACTCCGTGGGGCTCAGCGCGTTCATCACCGCCAAGCAGGTCATCGTCGCCCGCGGCGGCTGGCTGAGCTTCGCCGGCGCCAACCCCTTCGTCGCCGAGCTGCTCGACACGGTGGGGCTGAGCCGCTACTTCGCGATCTTCCCGGAGGTCGACGACGCCATCGCGGCGGCTCGCATCTAG
- a CDS encoding helix-turn-helix domain-containing protein, whose product MSLTNPFGDVEISDPQAMRALAHPVRLAILSFLQRNGPATATGLSAHVGATPSVTSWHLRHLAGFGLVTDADPDEVPGDRRQRWWKAVARGFSVRMGTDPDSQAAGRALGEQLMVTAQEQVAAWTAQVAPTLPPEWVLHAGVSNTTVPLTVDELADLAAKIDKLIAPYVHRAGADAPDGARKVRILRHYLPS is encoded by the coding sequence ATGTCTCTCACGAATCCGTTCGGCGATGTGGAGATCAGCGACCCCCAGGCGATGCGTGCGCTCGCTCATCCCGTACGCCTCGCGATCCTGTCGTTCCTGCAGCGCAACGGGCCCGCGACCGCGACCGGGCTGTCGGCGCACGTCGGTGCGACGCCGTCCGTGACGAGCTGGCACCTGCGGCACCTCGCCGGCTTCGGCCTGGTCACCGACGCCGACCCGGACGAGGTGCCGGGCGACCGCCGGCAACGCTGGTGGAAAGCCGTCGCACGCGGCTTCTCGGTCCGCATGGGCACCGATCCCGACTCCCAGGCCGCGGGCCGGGCCCTCGGCGAACAGCTGATGGTCACCGCCCAGGAACAGGTGGCCGCCTGGACCGCGCAGGTGGCGCCCACGCTGCCGCCGGAATGGGTGCTGCACGCGGGCGTCTCCAACACCACCGTGCCGCTCACCGTCGACGAGCTCGCCGATCTGGCCGCGAAGATCGACAAGCTGATCGCGCCGTACGTCCACCGCGCCGGGGCCGACGCGCCCGACGGAGCGCGCAAGGTCCGGATCCTCCGGCACTACCTGCCGTCGTGA
- a CDS encoding DUF6886 family protein, translated as MRPAAGQAEPYVWALDAEQAPSYWFPRDCPRVLAWPGPDTVDTDRRLLGATRVHAIEYGWLHRMQTARVYAYRFDAAPFRPIGTPRPYAMVATEPVEPLGPPEPVGDLLARHAGAGIELRLVRQLWPLWDRFVASSLQFSGIRLRNADPRS; from the coding sequence ATGCGTCCAGCCGCCGGCCAGGCCGAGCCGTACGTGTGGGCTCTCGACGCCGAGCAGGCGCCCTCCTACTGGTTCCCCCGCGACTGCCCGCGGGTGCTGGCGTGGCCGGGACCGGACACTGTGGACACCGACCGCCGCCTCCTCGGCGCGACCCGGGTGCACGCCATCGAGTACGGCTGGCTGCACCGGATGCAGACCGCCCGGGTGTATGCGTACCGCTTCGACGCCGCGCCGTTCCGTCCGATCGGGACACCGCGCCCGTACGCGATGGTCGCCACCGAGCCGGTGGAGCCGCTCGGACCGCCCGAGCCGGTCGGTGATCTGCTGGCGCGACACGCCGGCGCGGGCATCGAACTGCGGCTCGTGCGGCAGCTGTGGCCCCTCTGGGACCGGTTCGTCGCCTCATCGCTGCAGTTCAGCGGCATCCGCCTGCGCAATGCGGATCCTCGTTCGTAA